In Dama dama isolate Ldn47 chromosome X, ASM3311817v1, whole genome shotgun sequence, one genomic interval encodes:
- the RIBC1 gene encoding RIB43A-like with coiled-coils protein 1 has translation MQTAATGDLAVEESSETAAIVLDLTWELHNWDSLMRKMYKVDLPPDPKEVAAIEARRNREKERQSRFFNVRTRVMGVDVEALNNQVEERKLQEATERSKEAAYGTNQVQYDMVVQMLEKEQAERTRRLAKKVQNFREQRQQLKKRREFDFWDSDRHWREFPAYVGDNAPYYGPVSLQYFSGEDLERAACLRMQQEQFQYSLERQLQEQQQARVDENCADMLDEQLRLAMDMRAAQLAKLEESCRIAMMAATANANKAQAAELAERQRREHQRQQEANLVEVQNQITSDLLTENPQVAQNPVAPHRVLPYCWKGMTPEQRATIRKVQETQRHEKEAQRQAEQTLDARWESQTVNLAQAAMELEEQERELCAEFRRGLGSFNQQLAKEQKAQQNYLNSIIYTNQPTAQYHLQFNTNSR, from the exons ATGCAAACTGCCGCTACTGGCGACCTGGCAGTTGAGGAG AGTTCAGAGACTGCCGCTATAGTCTTGGACCTAACCTGGGAGCTTCACAACTGGGACTCCTTGATGAGAAAG ATGTATAAGGTAGATCTGCCACCAGATCCCAAGGAGGTGGCAGCCATCGAAGCTAGAAGAAATCGAGAAAAGGAGCGACAGAGTCGATTCTTCAATGTGCGGACCAGAGTCATGGGG GTGGATGTTGAAGCCCTGAACAACCAGGTGGAAGAACGAAAGCTTCAGGAGGCAACAGAACGGAGCAAGGAGGCAGCTTATG GTACCAACCAGGTGCAATATGATATGGTGGTTCAGATGCTAGAGAAGGAACAGGCAGAACGGACACGTCGGCTGGCCAAGAAAGTCCAAAACTTTAGAGAACAGAGGCAGCAACTCAAGAAGAGGCGTGAATTTGACTTCTGGGATTCAGACCGACACTGGAGGGAGTTTCCAGCTTATGTTGGTGACAATGCTCCCTACTATGGCCCAGTCAGCCTGCAGTACTTCTCTGGGGAAGATCTGGAGAGGGCTGCATGTCTGAGAATGCAGCAGGAGCAGTTCCAATACAGCCTGGAGAGGCAGCTACAAGAGCAACAGCAAGCCAGAGTTGATGAGAACTGTGCAG ACATGCTCGATGAGCAGCTACGCCTAGCTATGGACATGCGGGCCGCCCAACTGGCCAAGCTGGAGGAGTCCTGCCGCATAGCCATGATGGCTGCCACGGCCAATGCCAACAAAGCCCAG GCAGCTGAGCTGGCTGAGCGGCAGCGCCGTGAGCATCAGCGCCAACAGGAGGCGAACCTCGTGGAAGTCCAGAACCAGATCACAAGTGACCTActgactgagaacccccaggttGCCCAAAACCCCGTGGCTCCCCACAGGGTCTTGCCCTATTGCTGGAAGGGCATGACTCCAGAGCAGAGAGCCACCATCAGGAAAGTACAGGAGACACAACGCCACGAAAAGGAAGCACAGCGCCAAGCTGAACAAACACTGGATGCCAGATGGGAAAGCCAGACCGTGAACTTGGCCCAGGCAGCAATGGAGCTagaagaacaggagagggagCTGTGTGCTGAATTTCGGAGGGGACTGGGCTCCTTCAACCAGCAGCTGGCTAAGGAGCAAAAAGCCCA GCAGAATTATCTGAATTCAATAATCTATACCAATCAACCTACAGCCCAATATCATCTGCAATTTAACACCAACAGCCGCTGA
- the HSD17B10 gene encoding 3-hydroxyacyl-CoA dehydrogenase type-2, translated as MAAACRSVKGLVALITGGASGLGLATAERLVRQGATAVLLDLPNSDGEAQAKKLGKSCAFAPADVTSEKDVQAALTLAREKFGRVDVAVNCAGIVMASKTYNLKKSQAHTLEDFQRVINVNLIGTFNVIRLVAGEMGQNEPDQGGQRGVIINTASIAAFEGQVGQAAYSASKGGIVGMTLPVARDLAPMGIRVMTIAPGLFGTPLLTTLPDKVRNFLASQVPFPSRLGDPAEYAHLVQAIIENSFLNGEVIRLDGAIRMQP; from the exons ATGGCAGCTGCATGTCGGAGCGTGAAG GGTCTGGTTGCCTTAATAACCGGCGGAGCCTCAGGCCTAGGCTTGGCCACAGCGGAGCGACTGGTGAGGCAGGGGGCCACTGCTGTACTTTTGGACCTGCCCAACTCAGATGGGGAGGCCCAGGCCAAGAAGTTAGGGAAGAGCTGCGCCTTTGCCCCAGCCGAC GTGACCTCAGAGAAGGATGTGCAAGCAGCTCTGACTCTAGCAAGAGAAAAGTTTGGCCGTGTGGATGTGGCAGTCAACTGTGCAGGCATTGTAATGGCCAGCAAGACATATAACTTAAAGAAGAGCCAGGCCCATACCTTGGAGGACTTTCAGCGAGTTATCAAT GTGAATCTCATAGGCACCTTCAATGTGATCCGCCTGGTGGCTGGTGAGATGGGCCAGAATGAACCAGACCAGGGAGGCCAACGTGGGGTCATCATCAACACGGCCAGCATAGCTGCCTTTGAGGGCCAG gttGGACAAGCTGCATACTCTGCTTCCAAGGGGGGCATAGTGGGGATGACACTGCCCGTTGCTCGGGATCTGGCTCCCATGGGTATCCGGGTGATGACCATTGCTCCAG GCCTATTTGGCACCCCGCTGTTGACCACCCTCCCAGATAAAGTGCGCAACTTCCTGGCCAGCCAGGTGCCCTTCCCCAGCCGACTTGGTGACCCTGCTGAGTATGCTCATCTGGTACAGGCCATCATCGAGAACTCATTCCTCAATGGAGAAGTCATCCGGCTGGATGGGGCCATCCGCATGCAGCCTTGA